A segment of the Thermoplasma sp. Kam2015 genome:
AAATTATGGACTCTCTCCAAGAAGAACGGTTATGTAACGGCCGGAGACTTCGTCAGCGATAGATTCAACAGCAATGCGCTGGCCATGATCATAGCATTGACCGGAATAGTGGCTGAGCTTCCATACATAGCGCTTCAGATAGTAGGAATGAGGGCCATACTCACAGGTATGCTCACTCCGCTCGGTGGAAATGTGAATTTAGCCAGCAATATAGCGCTGGTGCTTGCAATAATAGTGCTGATAGCATTCACGTACACAAGCGGTCTGAGGGGTACCTCGCTGACAGCGGTGATGAAGGATATAATAATATTCACCACCGTTATCGTTGTCATCGTTACGGTATTCGTGGCGTATCATTCAGCCCTGCACGAAGCCTTCACAATAAAGCCTGTGTACGCTGATCTTCCTCCTAAATTCTACAACGCATACTGGACGCTCTTCATAATGAGTGCGGCAGCTCTCTACCTCTATCCACATGCGATAAACGGTAGCCTGAGCTCCATGTCTGCGCAGAAGCTGAGGCTGAGCACGGCGTTGCTTCCGATATACGGTATTGGGCTCGCATTTTTGGCGCTCTTCGGAGTGATAATATACGGTGTTCCTGCAGCCTACCATATGCTTAACATCACCTATCATAACAACGGTGCGATGGTGGTACCCACGCTAATAGCGTCCGTAACGCCATCATGGTTCACCGGCTTTGCCTTTCTGGGAATATTCATCGGTGGTCTAGTACCGGCGGCAATAATGTCAATGTCACAGGCCACGCTCCTAACAAGAAATGTCATAAGGTATCTTGGCAGAGAGCTTGAGGAAAAGCGTGAAACCTTCATAGCGAAGCTATCTATGGTGTTCTTCCAGCTCTTAGCGTTGGCCTTCGTCTTCATAGTGCCGGAAACATACTCCATAAGCCTGCAGCTGATAGGCGGAATAATCATACTGCAGACGCTGCCAGCAGTCTTCCTGGGCATGTATGTAAAGCATCTGGAGAAATACGCAGTCGTGTCAGGCTGGCTTGCCGGTATAGTTTCTGGTATATACTTTGAGGTCTACTCAAACTTCGTTTACTTCAAGTACAACATAATCAAAACGACTCTTATGCCATCATCCATGGGAT
Coding sequences within it:
- a CDS encoding sodium:solute symporter, coding for MSDYVEIAVFLVFFVIFVAVGFLAKNFRKGNLNQLPEWALGGRRLGTFLVWFLVGADLYTAYTFIAVPSSMYAVGSIYFFAVPYVSLAFAIAMITMPKLWTLSKKNGYVTAGDFVSDRFNSNALAMIIALTGIVAELPYIALQIVGMRAILTGMLTPLGGNVNLASNIALVLAIIVLIAFTYTSGLRGTSLTAVMKDIIIFTTVIVVIVTVFVAYHSALHEAFTIKPVYADLPPKFYNAYWTLFIMSAAALYLYPHAINGSLSSMSAQKLRLSTALLPIYGIGLAFLALFGVIIYGVPAAYHMLNITYHNNGAMVVPTLIASVTPSWFTGFAFLGIFIGGLVPAAIMSMSQATLLTRNVIRYLGRELEEKRETFIAKLSMVFFQLLALAFVFIVPETYSISLQLIGGIIILQTLPAVFLGMYVKHLEKYAVVSGWLAGIVSGIYFEVYSNFVYFKYNIIKTTLMPSSMGFIFVGFTALVINLVVVAVVEVIVYALHRQPKTMPENI